From Cheilinus undulatus linkage group 18, ASM1832078v1, whole genome shotgun sequence, the proteins below share one genomic window:
- the srp14 gene encoding signal recognition particle 14 kDa protein: MVLLENDSFLTELTRLFQKCRASGSVVITLKKYDGRTKPTPRKGHSDSFEPADNKCLIRASDGKKKISTVVSTKEVIKFQMAYSNLLRAHMDGLKKKDKKSKSKKTKATQ, encoded by the exons ATGGTGCTACTTGAAAATGATTCG TTCCTCACAGAGCTCACGCGGCTCTTTCAGAAGTGCAGAGCATCTGGCAGTGTCGTCATCACACTAAAGAAAT ATGACGGGAGGACCAAGCCAACGCCTCGAAAGGGCCACTCAGACTCATTTGAACCAGCAGACAACAAATGTCTCATTAGAGCTTCTGATGGCAAGAAGAAAATTAGCACAGTG GTCAGCACAAAAGAAGTAATCAAGTTTCAAATG GCGTACTCCAACCTCCTCAGAGCTCACATGGATGGACTTAAGAAGAAAGATAAGAAAAGCAAAAGCAAGAAAACCAAAGCCACTCAATGA